A window of Haliscomenobacter hydrossis DSM 1100 contains these coding sequences:
- a CDS encoding helix-turn-helix domain-containing protein, which yields MSTKAQNERILFGLKVKQLRQRLSLSFADLSEKAGMSVSYLNEIEKGKKYPKGEKIQTLARALNVSATDLASQDVDEGLAPVHDLLQSNFLNELPLERFGIDLAKVVEIIAGAPSRVGAFISTLLELSRNYALRQEHFYFSALRSYLELNNNYFEELENAVDNFVAECQIPAIRPIPGEHLRNILEEKYDYIVHENGLDRYPELQHLRSLFIPKRKELLLSSKLSAIQRAFEYGKELGFQYLNIKERAYTSSILRGRSFEEVLNHSKAIYFSVALHLPLQSVIQDMEFFFQHNKWNGEALQNIMFKYDATPEMFYHRLTNVLPRFFGIRKMFFLRFVHDTIKGTFDVDKELHLNHKHHPHGNGIYEHYCRRWISIALLQELFQLKQAGRPSDLLISAQISHYLNTTDQYLCFTVARPSYPSPNKNVSVTIGLLIDDELRAKVHFLNDPAIPARDVHTTCERCSIEDCVERAAEPSIVQKKQQFQQIQERLNKLLG from the coding sequence ATGAGTACAAAAGCGCAAAACGAACGAATTCTTTTCGGCTTGAAGGTAAAACAACTTCGACAGCGGTTGAGCCTGTCTTTCGCTGATTTATCAGAGAAAGCGGGCATGTCTGTGTCTTACCTCAATGAAATTGAAAAGGGAAAGAAGTATCCCAAAGGTGAAAAAATTCAAACTTTGGCGCGGGCCTTAAATGTGTCCGCAACTGATTTGGCGTCGCAAGATGTGGACGAAGGGCTCGCTCCGGTACACGACTTGCTGCAATCCAACTTTCTCAACGAACTCCCTCTCGAGCGTTTTGGCATCGACCTTGCAAAGGTAGTCGAAATCATCGCAGGTGCGCCCTCTCGGGTGGGTGCATTTATTTCTACTTTACTCGAACTGTCGCGCAATTACGCACTCCGGCAAGAACATTTTTATTTTAGTGCCTTGCGCTCTTACCTGGAATTGAACAACAACTACTTTGAAGAGCTGGAAAATGCCGTCGACAATTTTGTGGCCGAATGTCAGATTCCGGCCATACGCCCGATACCTGGGGAACATTTGCGCAATATTTTGGAAGAAAAGTACGACTACATCGTTCATGAAAATGGCCTCGACCGCTATCCTGAACTCCAACACCTGCGCTCCTTGTTTATCCCCAAGCGCAAGGAGTTGTTGCTCAGCAGTAAACTTTCAGCCATCCAAAGGGCATTTGAATACGGCAAAGAATTGGGCTTTCAATACCTCAACATCAAGGAAAGAGCTTATACTTCTTCGATATTGCGGGGGCGCAGCTTTGAAGAAGTATTGAATCACTCCAAAGCCATTTATTTTTCCGTAGCCTTGCACTTGCCCCTTCAGAGCGTGATACAGGATATGGAGTTTTTTTTCCAGCACAACAAATGGAATGGAGAAGCATTGCAAAACATCATGTTCAAGTACGATGCTACCCCCGAGATGTTTTACCACCGCCTGACCAATGTGTTGCCTCGGTTCTTTGGGATCCGCAAGATGTTTTTCCTGCGCTTTGTACACGACACCATCAAGGGTACTTTTGATGTAGACAAAGAACTACACCTCAATCACAAACACCACCCCCATGGCAACGGCATCTACGAGCACTATTGTCGCCGGTGGATCTCTATCGCCTTGCTTCAGGAACTTTTTCAACTCAAACAAGCGGGGCGCCCCAGTGATTTATTGATCAGCGCACAGATTTCTCATTACCTCAATACGACCGACCAGTACCTCTGTTTCACGGTCGCTCGGCCTTCTTACCCCTCACCCAATAAAAATGTCAGTGTAACCATTGGTTTGTTGATCGACGATGAATTGCGCGCCAAAGTACATTTCCTCAACGACCCGGCCATTCCTGCCCGCGATGTACATACCACTTGTGAACGTTGCTCCATTGAAGATTGTGTCGAACGTGCGGCAGAACCCTCAATCGTGCAAAAGAAACAGCAATTTCAACAGATTCAAGAGCGTTTGAATAAATTGCTGGGTTAA
- a CDS encoding S9 family peptidase encodes MFNRFFFLALTIVSFSTLNAQKAISLEEIWKKYTFSPRSVPGFSFQNDGRHYTRLDRNKIVQQDLTTGATTATILDPATLSTNVQIDEYQFSADESKILLSTGVEPIYRHSSRANFYVYDRNQKQLSPLFAEGKTMYATFSPKADKVAFVFKNNLYYKDLISGKTTQVTSDGAVNAIINGATDWVYEEEFSMDCGFSWSPDGGNLAFYRFDEQEVPEFTLTNFETGMYPDYVTFKYPKVGEKNSKVSIHIHNLASGRSIKTDTDPATEYIPRIKWTNDPNKLSIFLLNRHQNQLDLVLADAATGKTTLLLQEDSKYYVDIHDNLTFLQDGKHFLWTSEMDGWNHLYLYDLTGNMVRQITSGKWELSNFYGIDEKSSTLYFQSTESSPLERQVYQIDLEGKNKKALFADKGWANAQFSPTFQYYVIEHSTANAPSTYTVFDQKGSKVRVIEDNVFVKNLQKEYATQPVEFYSFKTRQNVELNGWMIKPSNFDPTKKYPVFMFLYGGPGSQEVKDSWRGQNYWWFQMLAQKGYIVACVDNRGTGGRGEEFKKMTYLQLGKYETEDQLEAAYYLGRLRYVDPARIGIFGWSYGAYMSSSCLFKGEGTFKVAIAVAPVTNWKWYDNIYTERYMRTVQENPNGYKDNSPINFVDQLNGDYLLVHGMGDDNVHFQHTAELVNALIEADKQFDTYFYPNRNHGIYGGNTRFHLYTKMTRFLDEKLKGSEAKSDTYAKDILDRDITKFRQQPIKPKPQTQQLPQVKQ; translated from the coding sequence ATGTTTAACCGCTTTTTTTTTCTCGCGCTGACTATTGTTTCATTTTCAACCCTTAATGCCCAAAAGGCCATTTCATTGGAGGAGATTTGGAAAAAATACACTTTTTCCCCAAGGAGTGTGCCTGGGTTCAGCTTCCAAAACGATGGCCGGCATTATACCCGCCTCGACCGCAACAAAATTGTACAGCAGGATCTTACCACTGGCGCAACTACTGCAACGATACTTGATCCTGCTACCCTCAGCACCAATGTGCAAATCGATGAATACCAATTCAGTGCGGATGAAAGCAAAATTTTGCTCTCTACCGGTGTTGAACCCATTTACCGCCATTCCAGCCGGGCCAATTTCTATGTATACGATCGGAATCAAAAGCAATTGAGTCCACTTTTTGCCGAAGGAAAAACCATGTACGCGACCTTCTCCCCCAAAGCGGACAAAGTGGCTTTTGTATTCAAAAATAACCTGTATTACAAAGACCTCATTTCGGGAAAAACTACCCAGGTTACCTCCGATGGAGCCGTGAATGCCATCATCAATGGAGCGACCGATTGGGTGTACGAAGAAGAATTTTCGATGGATTGTGGGTTTTCCTGGTCCCCAGATGGCGGTAATTTGGCTTTTTACCGCTTTGACGAGCAGGAAGTGCCCGAATTCACCCTGACCAATTTTGAAACAGGCATGTACCCCGATTACGTGACCTTCAAGTATCCAAAAGTTGGGGAAAAAAATTCCAAAGTAAGCATCCACATCCACAATCTGGCCAGTGGACGCAGTATAAAAACGGATACCGATCCTGCCACGGAATACATTCCTCGCATCAAGTGGACCAATGATCCCAATAAGTTGAGCATCTTTTTGCTGAATCGCCACCAAAACCAGTTGGATCTGGTGCTGGCGGATGCCGCGACTGGGAAAACTACGCTGCTGCTGCAAGAAGACAGCAAATACTACGTGGACATCCACGACAATCTCACTTTTTTACAAGATGGCAAACATTTTCTTTGGACCAGTGAAATGGATGGTTGGAATCACCTTTACCTCTACGACCTTACAGGCAACATGGTGCGCCAGATCACCAGTGGAAAATGGGAGTTGAGCAATTTTTATGGCATCGATGAAAAAAGTAGCACCTTGTACTTCCAGTCCACTGAAAGTTCTCCGCTGGAGCGGCAAGTGTATCAAATTGACCTGGAAGGAAAAAACAAAAAGGCACTATTCGCTGATAAAGGCTGGGCCAACGCCCAGTTTAGCCCCACGTTTCAATACTACGTCATCGAGCATTCCACTGCGAATGCTCCGTCAACCTATACCGTTTTTGATCAAAAAGGCAGCAAAGTGCGGGTCATCGAAGACAATGTTTTTGTAAAAAACCTGCAAAAAGAATACGCTACACAACCGGTGGAGTTTTATTCCTTTAAAACCCGCCAAAATGTGGAACTCAATGGCTGGATGATCAAACCGAGTAATTTTGATCCTACCAAAAAATACCCGGTATTTATGTTCTTGTACGGCGGCCCGGGGAGCCAGGAAGTAAAAGACAGCTGGCGCGGACAAAACTACTGGTGGTTTCAAATGTTGGCACAAAAAGGCTACATCGTGGCCTGTGTAGACAATCGGGGAACAGGAGGACGCGGCGAGGAATTTAAAAAAATGACCTACCTGCAATTGGGCAAATACGAAACCGAAGACCAGCTTGAAGCTGCCTACTATCTGGGGCGCCTGCGCTATGTTGATCCTGCCCGCATCGGCATTTTTGGCTGGAGTTATGGTGCTTATATGTCTTCCTCTTGTTTGTTTAAAGGCGAGGGTACCTTTAAAGTAGCCATCGCTGTTGCGCCTGTCACCAACTGGAAGTGGTACGACAACATCTACACGGAACGGTACATGCGCACCGTGCAAGAAAACCCCAACGGTTATAAAGACAACTCACCGATCAATTTTGTAGACCAGCTCAATGGTGATTACCTGTTGGTGCATGGCATGGGCGACGACAATGTGCATTTTCAACATACCGCCGAATTGGTCAATGCCCTGATCGAAGCCGATAAACAATTTGATACCTATTTTTATCCCAATCGCAACCACGGCATCTATGGCGGCAATACGCGCTTCCATTTGTACACCAAAATGACCCGTTTTTTGGACGAGAAGCTCAAAGGATCGGAAGCAAAATCTGACACGTATGCCAAAGACATCTTGGATCGCGACATCACCAAGTTCCGCCAACAACCCATTAAACCCAAACCCCAAACCCAACAATTGCCTCAGGTGAAACAATAG
- the smpB gene encoding SsrA-binding protein SmpB → MKKKAAPEIVNRRATFEYEFISRHEAGIALLGTEIKSYRAGHVNLSDAYCLFDKGELYIHNLYIAEYENGTYSNHVPRRLRKLLLRRAELRKLERKASEKGFTIVPYRVYLSERGFVKVEIALAQGKKSYDKRDAIREKDNKRELDRLKKIKLS, encoded by the coding sequence ATGAAAAAGAAAGCTGCTCCGGAAATTGTCAATCGCCGGGCCACATTTGAATACGAATTCATCAGTCGCCATGAGGCGGGGATTGCTTTGTTGGGAACTGAAATCAAATCTTACCGGGCTGGGCATGTCAACCTCAGCGATGCCTATTGTTTATTTGACAAAGGCGAACTATACATACACAACCTTTACATTGCTGAATACGAAAACGGAACTTATTCCAACCACGTTCCCCGCAGACTGCGCAAACTTTTGCTACGTCGCGCCGAGCTCCGCAAACTCGAACGCAAAGCCAGCGAAAAGGGCTTTACCATTGTACCTTACCGCGTGTACTTGAGTGAAAGAGGGTTTGTAAAAGTGGAAATTGCCCTGGCTCAGGGTAAAAAATCTTATGACAAACGGGATGCTATCCGGGAAAAAGACAACAAACGGGAACTGGATCGCTTGAAAAAAATCAAGTTATCTTGA
- the hemN gene encoding oxygen-independent coproporphyrinogen III oxidase produces MTNSLLLEKYNTPVPRYTSYPTVPYWDEKPVAEEAWIAHVQDAFQVDRGISLYIHLPYCEKLCTYCGCNKRITKNHGVEQPYIASLLKEWHLYLKNLPGRPLIKALHLGGGTPTFFHPDQLDTLIRGIFKHADIASDVDFGFEAHPSSTTRQHLETLYNLGFRRISVGVQDFAPEILEIINRQQTEEEVQQVTEWARELGYTSVNYDLIFGLPLQTPEHIRTTMHKLELLRPDRIAFYSYAHVPWIKPSQRAYSEVDLPLGPAKRALYELGRDLLEEMGYVEIGMDHFALPTDELYKSMKRGTLHRNFMGYTPYDTRLSIALGASSISDSWDGFVQNEKNIEDYQKSVEQGHFPIVKGHLFSEEDQIIRTHILNIMCRYGTDWSDPALQTALFEDIIVRIEELEADGLIEINGQSLKVTALGRPFLRNICLAFDARYWQKQPGGKLFSQAI; encoded by the coding sequence ATGACGAATTCCCTATTGTTGGAGAAATACAACACGCCCGTACCCCGCTATACCAGTTACCCCACCGTACCCTATTGGGATGAAAAACCAGTAGCGGAGGAAGCATGGATTGCACACGTCCAAGACGCATTTCAAGTTGATCGAGGCATTAGTTTGTACATTCACTTACCTTATTGTGAAAAGTTGTGTACTTATTGTGGCTGCAATAAAAGAATCACCAAAAACCACGGAGTAGAGCAACCCTACATTGCTTCTTTACTCAAAGAGTGGCACTTATACCTGAAAAATTTACCAGGGAGACCCCTGATTAAAGCATTGCACCTGGGCGGCGGAACGCCAACTTTTTTTCATCCTGACCAGTTAGATACGCTGATTAGAGGAATTTTTAAACATGCTGACATCGCCTCTGATGTTGATTTTGGGTTTGAAGCCCACCCCTCTAGTACTACACGCCAACATCTGGAAACACTGTACAATCTGGGCTTCCGCCGCATCAGTGTAGGCGTACAGGATTTTGCACCGGAAATTCTGGAAATCATCAATCGCCAACAAACCGAAGAGGAGGTGCAACAGGTGACCGAATGGGCCCGTGAACTGGGCTATACCAGTGTCAACTACGACCTGATTTTTGGATTACCCCTACAAACCCCCGAGCACATCCGCACCACCATGCACAAACTGGAGTTGTTGCGCCCCGATCGCATCGCCTTCTACAGCTATGCGCATGTGCCCTGGATCAAACCCAGCCAAAGGGCTTATTCCGAAGTGGATTTGCCCTTGGGACCAGCCAAACGGGCCTTGTATGAACTAGGTCGCGACTTGCTGGAAGAAATGGGCTACGTTGAAATTGGGATGGACCACTTTGCACTTCCGACCGATGAACTCTACAAATCAATGAAACGTGGCACTTTACACCGCAACTTTATGGGTTATACCCCCTATGATACCCGCCTGAGTATCGCCTTGGGAGCTTCGTCGATCAGTGATAGCTGGGATGGATTTGTGCAAAATGAAAAAAACATTGAAGACTACCAAAAATCCGTTGAGCAAGGGCATTTTCCCATTGTCAAGGGGCATTTATTTTCGGAAGAAGACCAAATCATTCGTACCCATATTTTAAACATCATGTGCCGCTATGGAACCGACTGGAGCGATCCCGCGTTACAGACTGCGTTATTTGAGGACATCATCGTACGGATTGAGGAGTTGGAGGCCGATGGTTTGATTGAAATCAATGGACAAAGCCTGAAAGTTACCGCACTGGGTCGACCCTTTTTGCGGAACATCTGTTTGGCCTTTGATGCCCGCTACTGGCAAAAGCAACCGGGAGGAAAATTGTTCAGTCAAGCAATATAG
- a CDS encoding class I SAM-dependent methyltransferase, with translation MKNFHFFIAVVLLSLSLAGCWNSGPDPTKEYNEDPTLNGTPDELGMTDDYSNTNRVIWQKPELVLDRMGDISDKVVADIGAGTGYFAFRLTPLAKKVIAIDIDRNLVNYIDSIRTVELSDADQSKLETRLADPNDPHLKPNETNVVLMVNTYLYLSNRIEYLQNLKKGIAPGGKIIIVDVKRHRLPQGEFLPPLAIRVPQHQVEDELEQAGFQLLNSDDTSLIYQYMVVAQKKP, from the coding sequence ATGAAAAATTTCCATTTTTTTATTGCCGTAGTGCTATTGTCTTTATCCTTGGCTGGCTGTTGGAACAGCGGCCCCGACCCCACCAAAGAATACAATGAAGATCCTACGCTAAATGGAACGCCTGATGAGCTAGGGATGACCGATGATTACAGCAATACCAACCGGGTGATTTGGCAAAAACCCGAATTGGTGCTCGACCGTATGGGCGACATCAGTGATAAGGTGGTCGCAGACATTGGAGCCGGCACCGGGTATTTTGCATTTCGCCTTACGCCGCTGGCCAAAAAGGTGATTGCCATCGATATCGACCGCAACCTGGTCAACTATATCGACAGTATCCGCACGGTTGAACTTTCCGATGCCGACCAAAGCAAACTGGAAACCCGCCTGGCGGATCCAAACGATCCTCACCTCAAACCCAATGAAACGAACGTGGTGCTGATGGTGAATACTTATCTGTACTTGAGCAACCGCATTGAATATTTGCAGAACCTCAAAAAAGGCATCGCTCCCGGAGGAAAAATCATCATCGTCGATGTAAAACGCCATCGCTTGCCTCAAGGGGAGTTCTTGCCGCCATTGGCCATTCGAGTACCCCAACATCAAGTGGAGGATGAACTGGAACAAGCTGGATTTCAGCTGCTCAATAGCGATGATACCTCATTGATTTATCAATACATGGTCGTTGCCCAAAAGAAACCATAA
- a CDS encoding RrF2 family transcriptional regulator, whose amino-acid sequence MLSQKAKYAIKALIYLAKQEKGSLTKTADIASKSSIPKKFLELILIDMKRASLVSSKQGIGGGYYLLKDADEINLADIYRLFDGAIAMLPCASLRFYEPCHDCPDEATCLIRKSLIQVRDQTLHALEKTTIKMLTKE is encoded by the coding sequence ATGCTATCCCAAAAAGCAAAATACGCCATCAAAGCGCTGATTTATCTGGCAAAACAAGAGAAAGGCAGTTTAACCAAAACCGCAGATATTGCCTCCAAATCCAGTATCCCCAAGAAATTTTTGGAATTGATCCTCATTGACATGAAGCGCGCTTCATTGGTCAGCAGCAAACAAGGTATTGGTGGTGGCTACTACTTGCTCAAAGACGCCGATGAGATTAACCTTGCCGATATTTACCGGCTATTTGATGGGGCCATCGCCATGTTGCCTTGTGCTTCGCTACGTTTTTACGAGCCTTGCCACGATTGTCCGGATGAAGCGACTTGCTTGATTCGCAAAAGTTTGATCCAGGTACGGGACCAAACCCTGCACGCCCTGGAGAAAACTACAATTAAAATGTTGACCAAGGAGTAG
- a CDS encoding family 10 glycosylhydrolase, whose amino-acid sequence MIRCFLPLCLCCMAIFGFAQPVAAPKQEFRGAWISTVINLDWPTRGASPSQQQAELLRIFEDLKKAGINAIFFQLRSESDAFYQSSLEPWSYYLTGKQGQSPSPFWDPLEFAIREAHKRGMELHAWFNPFRVIRSTNATYPKDSLHVSIRHPEWLIPIRNILLLDPGIPAARQYIIDVATDIVKRYDVDGLHYDDYFYPYEGIDSQDAASFAKYGNGLSLNAWREDNINRFVQELGAATLALKPMVKYGISPFGIWRNGVPTGVTGLSGADVTYGNAVVWLENQWIDYLAPQLYWRFGGNQDFEKLANWWKTQMNGRHLYPGIAIYRADPSTVGTAALYSPSEIPSQIYFTRQKNIPGVIMFRAANLSRLNSQGLADSLCNRIYSNPALTPTMTWKPLEAPGVAKNLHLVPATNANNLSWAAPVASERQARVRFYAIYRVQAAKEPFWLDAIQDGKNLLAVTGNTQYQDRSIIDGQQYWYAITSVSGNSIESLPSSFAPLSTKTQVVRKDFGIREVFPNPFTQELHIRYSIGAPGTLSLRIYSLLGEEMVTLVNEERQSAGDYEAVWVPNAAAKTGLYICVLEVDRQRMVHKVVKAP is encoded by the coding sequence ATGATCCGTTGCTTCCTCCCCCTGTGTTTGTGCTGTATGGCCATTTTTGGCTTTGCCCAGCCCGTTGCTGCACCCAAGCAGGAATTTCGGGGTGCCTGGATTTCAACCGTCATCAACCTCGACTGGCCCACCCGCGGAGCCTCTCCTTCCCAACAACAAGCCGAGTTGCTGCGCATTTTTGAAGACTTGAAAAAAGCTGGAATCAACGCCATTTTTTTTCAACTACGCTCGGAAAGTGATGCTTTTTACCAATCTTCCCTCGAACCCTGGTCTTATTACCTCACCGGAAAACAAGGGCAAAGCCCTAGTCCTTTCTGGGACCCTCTGGAATTTGCCATTCGGGAAGCCCACAAACGCGGCATGGAATTGCACGCCTGGTTCAACCCTTTTCGCGTGATCCGCAGCACCAATGCCACTTACCCCAAAGATTCGTTGCACGTTTCGATCCGCCATCCCGAATGGCTGATCCCGATCAGAAACATCTTGCTGCTCGATCCCGGAATACCTGCTGCACGCCAATACATCATTGATGTAGCCACGGATATTGTGAAACGCTACGACGTGGATGGCTTGCATTACGATGATTATTTTTACCCTTACGAAGGTATTGACAGCCAGGATGCCGCCAGTTTTGCCAAATACGGCAATGGACTTAGCCTCAATGCCTGGCGGGAAGACAACATCAACCGTTTTGTCCAGGAACTTGGCGCAGCCACCCTGGCCTTGAAACCAATGGTCAAATACGGCATCAGCCCCTTTGGCATCTGGCGCAATGGTGTGCCTACCGGAGTTACGGGCCTATCCGGCGCCGATGTCACCTATGGCAATGCGGTGGTCTGGCTCGAAAACCAGTGGATCGACTACCTTGCCCCACAGCTGTACTGGCGTTTTGGAGGCAATCAGGACTTTGAGAAACTGGCCAATTGGTGGAAAACCCAAATGAATGGCCGCCACCTCTACCCCGGCATTGCCATCTACCGCGCCGATCCGAGTACGGTAGGCACGGCAGCCTTGTACAGCCCTTCAGAAATTCCCAGCCAGATCTATTTTACCCGGCAAAAAAATATTCCCGGCGTCATCATGTTTCGAGCGGCCAATCTTTCGCGACTCAATTCCCAGGGACTGGCAGATTCATTGTGCAACCGCATTTACAGCAATCCAGCCCTGACACCAACAATGACCTGGAAACCATTAGAGGCGCCGGGTGTGGCCAAAAATTTACATCTGGTTCCGGCTACGAATGCCAACAACCTGAGTTGGGCGGCTCCAGTGGCTTCCGAACGGCAAGCCAGGGTGCGCTTTTATGCCATTTATCGGGTGCAAGCCGCCAAAGAGCCCTTTTGGCTAGATGCCATCCAGGATGGAAAAAATTTGTTGGCCGTAACCGGCAATACCCAATACCAGGATCGCAGCATCATCGATGGACAGCAATACTGGTACGCCATTACTTCCGTAAGTGGCAACTCGATTGAAAGCCTGCCCAGCTCTTTTGCGCCGCTCAGCACCAAAACGCAGGTGGTACGAAAGGACTTCGGCATCCGCGAAGTCTTTCCCAATCCATTTACCCAGGAGTTGCACATTCGGTATTCAATTGGTGCTCCGGGCACCCTTTCGCTGCGCATTTACAGCCTCCTGGGTGAAGAGATGGTTACCCTCGTCAATGAGGAGCGGCAAAGTGCAGGTGATTATGAGGCGGTGTGGGTGCCTAATGCAGCGGCAAAAACCGGCTTGTACATCTGTGTGCTGGAGGTGGATCGGCAGCGGATGGTGCATAAGGTGGTGAAAGCGCCGTAG
- a CDS encoding ATP-dependent nuclease: MYIHKFQIKNFKSIKDITLYFNKGLNIITGVNNSGKTTVLEALSLWQECFSKLITEARRAEKGYKRGDYVLGPSYNKYFPFNEINSVRSPNFEDIFHQRVKKNTILLALTFIDEENIELCIPFSISSSGSNYVIALDNYAKYDHRAFNDYFANLPNPISLIYSTPVAQISLEEDFVTDPIINEQLLVRKSETVLRNRLYRIINGLDAPLNEAFQNDLNYVLYNHEKKIEFKSETNIQKDAKAIILTRLGAKDVFKDLSLLGSGTLQIIGILLNIHLKSIDKTDANIVLLDEPDSHIHRDIQRRLVDIFNNYGKGLQTFLTTHNESLIRSAAPYQVFHLEGKSTGVVKSIHFNIDAGHLGLHFKGIMPSNLSPVMRSIGNTTGLDFINALEADRLLFVEGEDDAKVFRILLNQQLSRKKYMFWVLGGISEVFENILSYKAVFSGLKNGSTLWDKSVLVFDKDELSNEHKDLFTQKFKEKLGIDTYCANAYTFESTLLTDLKRTSKLLSKLVESTNEKIVSEQDIFDNLTDNYSNYGASLKAKFNDMYLKNAYYRYKNSKVEKAIRVFGQKIINMDEHTFVKYVHSYFEETLAKREYYKLMDKYDVENVIKHTIDKYGINFSIDTDFIETIKLVDKSTWIAEWDFLNKI; encoded by the coding sequence ATGTACATCCATAAATTTCAAATAAAAAATTTCAAATCCATTAAGGACATTACCTTGTATTTCAACAAGGGTTTGAATATAATTACGGGTGTAAACAACTCCGGTAAAACAACTGTGCTTGAAGCATTGTCACTATGGCAAGAATGTTTTAGCAAATTGATTACAGAAGCAAGAAGGGCCGAGAAAGGTTACAAAAGAGGCGATTATGTTTTAGGTCCATCTTATAATAAATACTTTCCTTTTAATGAAATAAATAGTGTAAGAAGCCCTAATTTTGAAGATATCTTTCATCAGCGAGTAAAGAAGAACACTATTCTTTTGGCCTTAACTTTTATTGATGAAGAAAACATTGAATTGTGCATTCCTTTTAGCATTTCAAGTTCAGGTAGCAATTATGTGATTGCGTTAGATAACTATGCCAAATATGATCACAGGGCTTTTAATGACTACTTTGCAAATTTACCAAATCCAATTTCTCTAATTTACAGTACTCCTGTCGCTCAAATAAGCCTTGAAGAAGATTTTGTAACTGACCCAATAATCAATGAACAGCTTTTAGTACGAAAGTCCGAAACCGTATTGCGCAATAGATTGTATCGGATAATAAATGGGTTAGACGCACCTTTGAACGAAGCTTTTCAAAATGATTTGAATTATGTACTTTATAATCATGAGAAAAAAATTGAATTTAAATCTGAAACAAATATTCAAAAAGACGCAAAAGCTATAATCTTAACTCGATTAGGGGCGAAAGACGTTTTTAAAGACTTGTCCCTACTTGGTAGTGGGACACTACAGATAATTGGTATACTACTGAATATCCATCTGAAATCAATCGATAAAACAGATGCAAATATTGTGTTATTAGATGAACCTGATAGTCATATCCATAGAGATATTCAAAGAAGACTTGTTGATATTTTTAATAACTATGGAAAAGGTCTTCAAACTTTTTTAACCACTCACAATGAATCGTTAATTAGAAGTGCTGCACCTTACCAAGTTTTTCATTTAGAAGGTAAATCAACAGGAGTAGTAAAGAGTATTCATTTTAATATTGATGCTGGCCATTTAGGTTTACACTTTAAGGGAATAATGCCAAGCAATTTATCTCCTGTTATGCGCTCAATTGGTAATACAACAGGCTTAGACTTTATTAATGCTTTAGAAGCCGATAGACTTCTTTTTGTCGAAGGAGAAGACGATGCAAAGGTTTTTAGAATTTTACTGAATCAGCAACTTAGCCGTAAAAAATATATGTTTTGGGTATTGGGAGGTATAAGTGAAGTCTTTGAAAATATTTTGTCGTACAAAGCTGTGTTCTCTGGCCTTAAAAATGGCTCTACTCTTTGGGATAAATCTGTACTGGTTTTTGATAAGGATGAGCTTTCGAATGAACACAAAGATTTATTTACGCAAAAATTTAAAGAAAAACTAGGGATTGACACATATTGTGCTAATGCTTACACTTTTGAATCCACACTACTCACTGATTTAAAAAGGACATCAAAACTGCTTTCTAAACTGGTGGAGAGCACCAATGAAAAAATCGTTTCTGAGCAAGACATTTTTGATAATTTAACTGATAATTACTCAAATTATGGTGCTTCATTAAAAGCAAAGTTCAATGATATGTATCTCAAGAATGCATATTACAGGTATAAGAATAGTAAAGTTGAAAAAGCAATTCGTGTTTTTGGGCAAAAAATTATCAATATGGATGAGCATACATTTGTCAAGTACGTTCATAGTTATTTTGAAGAGACTTTAGCCAAAAGAGAATATTATAAATTGATGGATAAGTATGATGTCGAAAATGTAATCAAACATACTATTGACAAATATGGCATAAATTTTTCAATTGACACTGATTTTATAGAAACTATAAAACTTGTAGATAAGTCAACGTGGATAGCCGAATGGGATTTTCTAAATAAAATCTAA